The Geotalea uraniireducens Rf4 genome window below encodes:
- a CDS encoding YggS family pyridoxal phosphate-dependent enzyme, with the protein MFIADNLKFIHERIAAAALKAGRDPASVLLVAVSKTRDASAVDDAARSGQRLFGENYVQELVTKAAQVSESVAWHFIGGLQSNKVRQIAGLVEMIHSVDRLSLAREIDRQWGRLGKTCNVLIQVNIACEASKCGANSADVLGLVRNVAALPHLRIKGLMTMPPFFDDPEGARPYFRELKRLSELVAAERILKVEMTELSMGMSGDFEVAIAEGATLVRVGSAIFGERERQRSPVQRT; encoded by the coding sequence ATGTTCATTGCCGATAATCTCAAATTCATTCACGAAAGAATAGCAGCCGCAGCCCTGAAAGCCGGCCGTGATCCCGCTTCCGTGCTCCTCGTGGCCGTGTCCAAGACCCGGGATGCTTCAGCCGTTGACGATGCAGCCAGGAGTGGGCAGCGACTCTTCGGCGAGAACTATGTGCAGGAGCTGGTGACCAAGGCGGCGCAAGTCTCGGAATCGGTAGCCTGGCATTTTATCGGCGGTCTCCAGTCCAACAAAGTGCGGCAGATCGCCGGTTTGGTGGAGATGATTCATTCCGTGGACCGGCTGTCCCTTGCCCGGGAGATTGACCGGCAGTGGGGGCGGCTGGGAAAAACATGCAATGTGTTGATTCAGGTGAACATTGCCTGCGAAGCCAGCAAGTGCGGGGCGAACTCTGCGGATGTGCTCGGGCTGGTGCGTAATGTTGCCGCGTTGCCCCATCTGCGAATAAAAGGGCTTATGACCATGCCCCCCTTTTTTGACGACCCGGAAGGGGCGCGACCATATTTCAGAGAGTTGAAGCGGCTCTCTGAGCTTGTTGCAGCGGAACGTATTCTCAAAGTGGAAATGACCGAGCTCTCCATGGGGATGTCGGGAGATTTCGAGGTGGCGATCGCAGAGGGGGCGACCCTCGTCCGGGTCGGTTCAGCCATATTTGGCGAAAGAGAGCGGCAACGATCTCCCGTTCAAAGAACGTGA
- a CDS encoding carbonic anhydrase — translation MKKFTAVLALVGALLSGSLALASTTATTAVTPDQALRLLMDGNRHFVKGDLDNLEHMSTVSRRAALVAGQHPYAIILTCSDSRVPPEILFDKGLGEIFVARVAGNIATASELLGSIEYGVEHLGASLIMVLGHSKCGAVTATYDAHVTGAMPEKNIDSLVKAIDPAVTAVLATKPSGTKDEVVEECIVENVNKVTESIEANSPIVKEFVEHGKVKIVKAKYDLSTGVVSLLP, via the coding sequence ATGAAGAAGTTTACCGCTGTTCTCGCTCTGGTTGGAGCACTCCTGTCGGGCAGCCTTGCCCTGGCATCTACCACCGCTACAACTGCCGTTACGCCGGACCAGGCTCTGCGTCTCTTGATGGACGGCAACAGGCATTTCGTCAAAGGTGACCTCGACAACCTGGAGCATATGTCGACGGTCAGCCGCCGGGCTGCTCTTGTAGCCGGCCAGCATCCCTATGCAATCATCCTCACCTGTTCCGATTCCCGCGTTCCGCCCGAAATTCTCTTCGACAAGGGGCTTGGTGAAATTTTTGTGGCAAGGGTCGCCGGGAATATCGCTACTGCCAGCGAGCTTCTGGGGAGTATAGAGTACGGCGTCGAACATCTGGGGGCTTCTCTGATCATGGTGCTCGGTCACTCGAAGTGTGGAGCTGTTACAGCCACCTATGATGCTCACGTGACCGGCGCCATGCCGGAGAAAAATATCGACAGCCTTGTTAAGGCCATTGACCCGGCCGTGACTGCTGTCCTTGCAACAAAACCGTCCGGCACCAAGGATGAGGTCGTTGAAGAGTGCATAGTGGAAAACGTAAATAAGGTTACCGAATCCATCGAAGCCAATTCACCGATCGTCAAGGAATTTGTGGAGCATGGCAAGGTCAAAATCGTCAAGGCCAAGTACGACCTCAGCACAGGGGTTGTCAGTCTGCTTCCGTAA
- a CDS encoding Maf family nucleotide pyrophosphatase, which translates to MQAKSNIILASASPRRVELLSSAGIEFEVVAGDVDEGLLSGETPEDHVVRLARAKAEDVARKSGGRFYIGADTIVVCEGEIMGKPKDSADAERMLNKLSGIPHEVVTGFAVYDKERDGVITDAVRTRVYFKHLRDEEIRAYIATGCPFDKAGAYAIQGGAAYMVQKIEGSYSNVVGLPLCEVVDALRRMGAIE; encoded by the coding sequence ATGCAGGCAAAAAGTAATATAATCCTGGCTTCGGCTTCTCCCCGACGGGTGGAGTTGCTCAGTTCGGCCGGCATCGAGTTCGAGGTGGTAGCCGGCGATGTGGATGAGGGTCTTCTTTCGGGCGAGACACCGGAAGACCATGTGGTGCGGCTTGCCCGGGCCAAGGCCGAGGATGTGGCGCGAAAGTCCGGAGGCCGCTTTTACATCGGGGCTGATACCATCGTCGTCTGTGAAGGTGAGATTATGGGAAAGCCGAAGGATTCTGCCGATGCGGAGCGGATGCTCAATAAGCTTTCCGGTATTCCCCATGAGGTTGTCACCGGATTTGCCGTTTACGACAAAGAGCGCGACGGTGTAATTACCGACGCTGTCAGGACCAGGGTTTATTTCAAGCATTTACGCGACGAGGAAATTCGGGCATATATTGCAACCGGTTGCCCGTTTGACAAGGCCGGGGCTTACGCCATCCAGGGAGGCGCAGCCTACATGGTGCAGAAGATCGAGGGGTCCTATTCCAACGTGGTCGGGCTGCCGCTGTGCGAGGTGGTTGATGCGCTGCGAAGAATGGGTGCGATCGAGTAA
- the trmFO gene encoding methylenetetrahydrofolate--tRNA-(uracil(54)-C(5))-methyltransferase (FADH(2)-oxidizing) TrmFO: MIKEKLTIIGAGLAGCEAAWQAAGRGVAVTLHEMKPEKYSPAHHLPGLAELVCSNSLRGESLENAVGLLKEELRRLGSLFMEAALATRVPAGGALAVDRGLFSAFITDKIENHPLIEVVHGEVAEIPADGTVIVASGPLTSDALAASIGKYTGDYLYFYDAIAPIVTSDSIDLSKAFRASRYGKGDGDDYLNCPLDEAEYKAFIAALLAAEKVAAKEFEKVVHFEGCMPIEEMAERGLDTLRFGPMKPVGLIDPRTGIEPHAVVQLRQENREGTLFNLVGFQTKLTYPEQQRIFRTIPGLGKAEFVRLGSMHRNTFINAPQLLLSTFQLKREPRILFAGQITGVEGYVESAASGFLAGLNGARLAKGEALIVPPSVTALGALVNHITSAPAKHFQPMNINYGLFPDLAGRVKKKEKRAKLAERALTELDGWMNTL, from the coding sequence ATGATTAAGGAAAAACTGACAATTATCGGCGCCGGTCTTGCCGGTTGCGAAGCGGCTTGGCAGGCTGCCGGGCGCGGTGTGGCCGTGACCCTCCACGAGATGAAGCCGGAGAAATACTCTCCCGCTCATCACCTGCCCGGCCTGGCTGAACTGGTCTGCTCCAACTCGTTGCGCGGCGAGTCACTGGAAAACGCGGTCGGGCTCCTGAAAGAAGAACTGAGACGGCTCGGCTCTCTGTTCATGGAGGCTGCCCTTGCCACCCGCGTGCCTGCCGGTGGCGCTCTGGCCGTGGATCGCGGGCTCTTTTCAGCATTCATAACTGACAAAATCGAGAATCACCCCCTGATCGAGGTGGTGCATGGCGAGGTTGCGGAGATTCCGGCTGACGGCACGGTGATCGTGGCTTCCGGTCCTTTGACCAGCGATGCGCTGGCTGCGAGCATCGGCAAGTATACGGGGGATTACCTTTATTTCTATGATGCCATTGCTCCTATCGTCACGTCCGATTCCATCGACCTGTCCAAGGCCTTTCGCGCCTCCCGCTATGGAAAGGGAGACGGTGATGATTACCTGAACTGTCCGCTGGATGAGGCTGAATACAAGGCATTTATTGCGGCGCTACTCGCCGCGGAGAAGGTCGCCGCGAAAGAGTTTGAAAAAGTGGTACACTTTGAAGGGTGTATGCCGATCGAGGAAATGGCGGAGCGCGGCCTCGACACCTTGCGTTTCGGGCCAATGAAGCCGGTAGGTCTCATCGATCCCCGTACGGGCATCGAGCCGCACGCGGTGGTGCAGCTTCGGCAGGAAAACCGCGAGGGGACCCTGTTCAACCTGGTCGGTTTCCAGACCAAGCTCACCTACCCCGAGCAGCAGCGCATCTTCAGAACGATACCGGGACTGGGGAAAGCCGAGTTCGTCAGGCTCGGTTCCATGCACCGCAATACCTTCATCAACGCACCGCAGCTTCTTTTGTCAACATTTCAGTTGAAGCGGGAGCCACGCATCCTCTTTGCCGGACAGATCACCGGCGTAGAGGGGTATGTGGAATCTGCGGCGAGCGGATTTCTTGCCGGCTTGAACGGGGCTCGGCTGGCAAAAGGAGAGGCGCTGATCGTGCCGCCATCCGTCACGGCGCTGGGTGCGCTGGTGAACCATATCACTTCGGCCCCGGCAAAGCATTTTCAGCCGATGAACATCAATTATGGCCTCTTTCCCGACCTCGCCGGCAGGGTGAAGAAGAAAGAAAAGCGTGCTAAACTTGCAGAACGGGCACTGACTGAACTGGACGGGTGGATGAATACGCTGTAG